A stretch of the Notamacropus eugenii isolate mMacEug1 chromosome 2, mMacEug1.pri_v2, whole genome shotgun sequence genome encodes the following:
- the IL17F gene encoding interleukin-17F — MAFQKGTRMPELSLWMVLGLILLGNVGAWKITKRGAISQKGSNCPSLESNSVKVDIRIVNQQQGMYLAHTFQNRSISPWDYNITKDPNRFPSEIAEARCRYSGCLNAEGQEENGKNSVPIQQEFLVLRRQPTQSCSHSFKLEKILVTVGCTCVTPITRSVA, encoded by the exons cCTGAATTATCGCTGTGGATGGTGCTGGGGCTTATTCTCCTTGGGAATGTGGGAGCCTGGAAAATTACAAAAAGAGGAGCAATTTCCCAGAAGGGTAGTAATTGTCCTTCATTGGAGAGCAACAGTGTGAAGGTTGACATCCGCATTGTTAACCAACAACAGGGCATGTACTTGGCGCATACCTTCCAGAACCGCTCCATCTCTCCTTGGGATTACAA CATCACCAAGGACCCCAACAGATTCCCCTCAGAGATTGCAGAAGCCAGGTGCCGGTACTCAGGATGCCTCAACGCTGAGGGGcaagaagagaatgggaaaaattcAGTCCCTATTCAGCAGGAGTTCTTGGTTCTCCGGAGACAGCCCACACAGAGCTGTTCCCATTCCTTCAAACTAGAGAAGATCCTGGTGACTGTGGGCTGTACCTGTGTTACCCCCATCACTCGTTCTGTTGCTTGA